In Humulus lupulus chromosome 7, drHumLupu1.1, whole genome shotgun sequence, the following are encoded in one genomic region:
- the LOC133792122 gene encoding uncharacterized protein LOC133792122, which translates to MAVNIDVIPTESPGWSPQTLASATKNQSSRDQPVQVSVPTVPASHNEKLEKFNGVNFKTWQQKMLFYLITLSLVRFLKEDSPTIGDVKKTAKELWDSLDHKYKAENVGSKKFLVGQFLNFKMHKQKEMSVEDLIRKLLIEENNKDCRLPKKKGNEVNVVEAMSQEVVDLDLCVVVSELNLVDANPKEWWLDTGATRHIYVNKSNFSNLTSVENGEKNYMGNSTISEIKGQGIVYLKMMSGKSVKLQNVLYVPDIRMNLISGTLLSIHGFKMVFES; encoded by the exons ATGGCTGTAAATATAGATGTTATTCCTACTGAAAGCCCTGGTTGGTCTCCCCAAACTCTAGCTTCGGCCACAAAGAACCAGTCCTCAAGGGACCAGCCTGTGCAAGTTTCGGTTCCAACGGTTCCTGCGAGCCATAATGAGAAACTGGAAAAATTCAATGGTGTGAATTTTAAGACATGGCAACAGAAAATGCTATTCTATTTAATAACATTGAGTCTTGTGAGATTCTTGAAAGAGGATTCTCCCACTATTGGAGA TGTGAAGAAAACAGCTAAAGAGTTGTGGGACTCCTTGGACCACAAGTACAAAGCTGAAAATGTTGGATCCAAGAAATTCTTGGTTGGCCAATTCTTGAACTTCAAGATG CATAAGCAAAAGGAAATGAGTGTTGAAGATCTCATTCGCAAACTTCTCATTGAAGAGAATAACAAAG ATTGTAGACTGCCAAAAAAGAAAGGCAATGAGGTCAATGTTGTGGAAGCCATGTCCCAAGAGGTTGTTGACCTAGACCTATGTGTTGTGGTCTCTGAACTAAACCTGGTGGATGCTAATCCAAAGGAATGGTGGCTCGATACTGGAGCTACTCGACATATCTATGTGAACAAGTCTAACTTCTCCAACCTTACTTCAGTGGAAAATGGGGAGAAGAACTATATGGGCAACTCGACAATCTCTGAGATAAAGGGGCAAGGTATTGTGTACTTGAAGATGATGTCTGGAAAGAGTGTCAAGCTGCAGAATGTGTTGTATGTGCCTGATATTCGCATGAATCTAATCTCTGGAACGCTGCTGAGCATACATGGATTCAAGATGGTTTTTGAGTCCTAG
- the LOC133788586 gene encoding auxin response factor 18-like, translating into MKDVEKSLDPQLWQACAGGMVNIPPVHSKVFYFPQGHAEHAQAHVDFAAASLRIPAFVLCRVSAVKFMADPESDEVFAKIRLAPLGMSELRSEDDEVVGSDGSENPEKPTSFAKTLTQSDANNGGGFSVPRYCAETIFPGLDYSADPPVQTVIAKDVHGEMWKFRHIFRGTPRRHLLTTGWSNFVNQKKLVAGDSIVFLRTKTGDICVGIRRAKRSIGGSDTTSGWNNGSSYGGFSVFMREDENKMARNGCGNSGPGGNFRGTRRVRPEAVIEAATRAANGEPFEIIYYPRVSTPEFCVKASSVKAAMRIQWSSGMRFKMAFETEDSSRISWFMGTIASVKVADPIRWPHSPWRLLQVTWDEPDLLQNVKCVSPWLIESVANMPIIHMSSFSPPRKKLRFPQHPDFTFDGHFPVSSFLGNPLGPSSPMCCLPDNTPAGIQGARHALFGLSLSDLQLNNKLQPGLLSSSFQQLNQHSGISSGLKRGCSDSNESLSCLLTMGNSSPSAEKSDSVKRHQFVLFGQRILTEQQISQVSSSDPVSQESVGNISADGNSDKAKFLSNDSGSTLQQHVSSEKSSSIGFSWHQGRQATEFGTDTGHCKVFMESEDVGRTLDLSVLGSYEELYRKLANMFEIERSEMPTRVFYHDATGALKQTGDEPFSDFMKTAKRLTIIADSSSKNMGRTWITGMRNTENGLGASNKTGPLSIFA; encoded by the exons ATGAAGGACGTTGAGAAAAGCTTAGATCCTCAGCTATGGCAGGCATGCGCCGGAGGCATGGTCAATATACCTCCCGTGCACTCTAAAGTTTTTTACTTCCCTCAAGGCCACGCCGAGCACGCCCAGGCGCATGTCGACTTTGCTGCTGCCTCGCTCAGGATCCCGGCTTTCGTTCTCTGCCGAGTTTCCGCCGTGAAATTCATGGCAGACCCCGAGAGTGATGAGGTTTTTGCTAAGATAAGGCTGGCGCCACTGGGGATGAGCGAGCTTAGGTCAGAGGATGATGAGGTTGTGGGGTCTGATGGGTCTGAAAATCCTGAGAAACCCACTTCTTTTGCCAAGACACTAACTCAATCTGACGCCAACAACGGCGGGGGCTTTTCTGTTCCGAGGTACTGTGCAGAGACGATCTTTCCAGGTTTGGATTACTCCGCCGATCCACCGGTTCAAACTGTGATCGCCAAGGATGTTCATGGTGAGATGTGGAAGTTTAGACACATATTTAGAGGGACGCCTCGTCGCCATCTGTTGACAACAGGGTGGAGCAATTTTGTGAACCAGAAGAAGTTGGTTGCTGGCGATTCAATTGTGTTCCTGAGGACTAAAACTGGAGATATTTGTGTTGGGATTAGGCGAGCCAAGAGAAGCATTGGTGGATCAGACACCACTTCTGGATGGAACAATGGTTCATCATATGGGGGCTTCTCGGTGTTCATGAGGGAGGATGAGAACAAAATGGCTCGAAACGGCTGTGGGAATTCTGGTCCTGGTGGCAATTTCAGAGGGACAAGAAGAGTAAGGCCGGAAGCAGTCATTGAAGCTGCTACTCGTGCAGCCAACGGGGAGCCATTCGAGATAATTTACTACCCTCGTGTAAGCACTCCTGAGTTCTGTGTTAAGGCCTCATCTGTGAAAGCCGCTATGAGGATTCAATGGAGCTCTGGAATGAGGTTCAAGATGGCATTTGAAACTGAGGACTCTTCTCGAATAAGCTGGTTCATGGGAACTATAGCCTCTGTTAAAGTTGCTGACCCAATCCGCTGGCCTCATTCCCCTTGGCGGCTTCTCCAG GTGACATGGGATGAACCAGATTTGCTTCAGAATGTGAAGTGTGTTAGTCCATGGTTGATTGAATCAGTAGCTAATATGCCCATCATCCACATGTCATCCTTCTCACCACCAAGAAAGAAGTTGCGATTTCCGCAACACCCTGACTTTACTTTCGATGGACATTTTCCAGTGTCGTCATTTTTAGGTAACCCCTTAGGGCCCAGCAGCCCCATGTGTTGTCTTCCCGATAACACTCCTGCAGGCATACAGGGAGCCAGGCATGCTCTATTTGGACTATCTTTATCAGATCTCCAACTTAACAACAAGCTGCAGCCAGGGCTGTTGTCTTCCAGTTTCCAGCAGTTGAATCAGCACTCTGGAATTTCTAGTGGACTCAAAAGAGGCTGCTCTGACAGCAACGAAAGCTTATCTTGCTTACTCACAATGGGAAATTCTAGTCCGAGTGCGGAGAAATCTGATAGTGTAAAGAGACATCAATTTGTTCTCTTTGGTCAACGAATACTCACTGAGCAGCAAATTTCCCAGGTCAGCTCTAGTGACCCAGTCTCACAGGAGTCTGTTGGGAACATTTCAGCAGATGGGAATTCGGACAAAGCAAAGTTTCTCTCCAATGATTCAGGATCCACTCTTCAACAGCATGTTTCATCAGAAAAATCATCTAGCATTGGGTTTTCATGGCATCAAGGTCGCCAAGCTACCGAATTTGGTACGGATACTGGCCACTGTAAGGTGTTTATGGAGTCTGAGGATGTTGGACGGACTCTAGACCTTTCTGTTCTTGGCTCCTATGAGGAGCTGTACAGGAAGCTGGCCAACATGTTTGAAATAGAAAGATCTGAGATGCCGACCCGTGTTTTTTACCATGATGCTACTGGAGCTCTTAAACAAACTGGAGATGAACCATTCAG TGATTTTATGAAGACAGCGAAGAGGCTGACCATTATAGCAGATTCCAGCAGCAAAAATATGGGAAG GACATGGATTACAGGAATGCGAAATACCGAAAATGGACTTGGTGCATCAAACAAGACAGGTCCTTTGAGCATATTCGCTTGA